Below is a genomic region from Thiohalorhabdus sp. Cl-TMA.
ACCCCTACATCGACTACCAGGATATCGTCTACTACTCGGCGCCCAAGTCCATGAGCGAAGAGGACAAGCCGCAGTCCCTGGACGAGGTGGACCCCAAGCTGCTCGAAACCTACGAGAAGCTCGGCATTCCGCTCGACGAGCAGAAGCAGCTCGCCGGGGTGGCGGTGGACGCGGTGTTCGACTCGGTCTCCGTGGCCACCACCTACAAGGAGAAGCTGGCCGAGGAGGGCATCGTCTTCTGCTCCTTCTCCGAGGCCCTGCAGGACTATCCGGAGCTGGTGGAGAAGTACCTGGGCACCGTGGTACCGCCGGGGGACAACTATTTCGCCGCCCTGAACTCGGCGGTGTTCTCCGACGGCTCCTTCGTCTACGTGCCCAAGGGCGTGCGCTGCCCCATGGAGCTGTCCACCTACTTCCGCATCAACGCCTCGGAGACCGGCCAGTTCGAGCGCACCCTGATTGTCGCCGACGAGGGCGCCTACGTGAGCTACCTGGAGGGCTGCACGGCGCCCGCCCACTCCAAGAACCAGCTGCACGCCGCGGTGGTGGAGCTGGTCTCGGAGAAGGACGCCGAGATCAAGTATTCCACGGTGCAGAACTGGTACCCGGGCGACGAGAACGGCCAGGGCGGCATCTACAACCTGGTGACCAAGCGCGGCGAGTGCCGCGGCGACGACTCCAAGATCGCCTGGACCCAGGTGGAGACCGGCTCCGCCATCACCATGAAATACCCTTCCGTGGTGCTGCGCGGCGACCGCTCCGTGGGCGAGTTTTACTCGGTGGCCGTATCCAACAACTACCAGCAGGCGGATACCGGCACCAAGATGATCCACCTCGGCGCGGACACCAAGTCCACCATCATCTCCAAGGGGATCAGCGCCGGCTTCGGCCAGAACTCCTACCGGGGTCTGGTGCAGGTGGGCAAGAACGCCGAGAACGCCCGCAACTATACCCAGTGCGATTCCATGCTCATGGGCAACAAGTGCGGCGCGCACACCTTCCCGTACATCGAGACCAAGAACCCCACCGCCCAGGTGGAGCACGAGGCCTCGACGGCGAAGATCGGCGAGGACCAGATCTTCTACCTGACCCAGCGGGGCATCGACCCCGAGGATGCCGTCTCCATGATCGTGAGCGGCTTCTGCAAGGAGGTCTTCCACGAGCTGCCCATGGAGTTCGCCGTGGAGGCGCAGAACCTGCTCGGGGTGAGCCTCGAGGGCAGCGTCGGGTAAAACTTCCAATGGCCGGGGCCAGCGCTCCGGCCGAACACCGAATCATGAAGAGGACGGCACCGTGCTCAGCATCAAGAACCTGCACGCGAGCGTGGACGACACCGAGATCCTGAAGGGGATCAACCTGGAGGTGGGCGACGGCGAGGTCCATGCCATCATGGGCCCCAACGGCTCCGGGAAATCCACCCTGGCCGGGGTGCTCGCCGGCCGCGACGGCTACACCGTCGGCGCCGGGGAGGTGTCCTTCGACGGCAAGGACCTCATGGACATGGAGCCCCAGAAGCGGGCCAACGAGGGTCTGTTCCTGGCCTTCCAGTATCCCGTCGAGATCCCCGGCGTGAGCAATATCTACCTCCTCAAGTCCGCGGTGAACGCCGCCCGCAAGCACCGCGGCGAGGAGGAGCTGGACGCCATGGACCTGGTGGCCTTCATCCGCGAGAAGATGAAGCTCACCGGCATGGACGACAGCCTCCTCTACCGCTCGGTGAACGAGGGCTTCTCCGGCGGCGAGAAGAAGCGCAACGAGATGCTGCAGATGGCCGTGCTGGAGCCCAAGCTGGCCATCCTCGACGAGACCGATTCGGGCCTCGACATCGACGCCCTGAAGATCGTCGCCGACGCGGTGAACCAGCTGCGCGACGAGAAGCGCTCCTTCATCCTCATCACCCACTACCAGCGGCTGCTGGACTACATCGTCCCGGACCAGGTGCACGTGCTCCACAACGGCCAGATCGCCAAGTCCGGCGACGCCGGCCTGCCGCAGGAGCTGGAGAAGACCGGATACGCTTGGCTCACCGGCGCCGATCAGGCGCAGGCCGAGGAAGTGGCGCAGGGGCAGTAAGCCATGACCGAACGCACCGAGATCGTCGATCACTATTCCGGGCTGTTCGAGCAGGAGCGGGAACGGCTGCCCGGCTCGGACGTGGCCTGGGTAACCGAGCGGCGCCAGGCCGCCATGAACCGCTTCGCCGAGACCGGCCTCCCCGCTCCGCGGGACGAGGAGTGGAAGTACACCTCATTGCGGCCGCTGGAGAAGCGCCAGTTCGGGCTTCCCGCTACCGAGGCGCCGGGACTGCGGCCGGAGGAGATCGCCGAGTACGTTTTCGACGACCCAGAGACCGTGCGCCTAGTGTTCGTTGACGGCGTGTACTCCCCCGCCCTGTCCCGCACCGCGCCGTTGCCGGAGGGCGTGGTGGTGCAGCCCATGAGCGCGGCGTTGGCGGAGCCCTCCGAAGCGCTCCAGCGCAACCTGGGGCGATACGCCGATCCGGAAGGTACGGCCTTCGTGGCCCTCAACACCGCCCTCATGGGTGACGGCGTGTACGTCCACGTGCCGGCCGGCACCACCGTGGATACCCCCATTCACGCTCTGTTCCTTACCAGCCCGGGCGCCGAGGGCGTGGGCCCCCACTACCGGAACCTGGTAGTGGCCGAGGAAGGCGCCTCGGTGACCGTGCTGGAGGATTTCGTCGGTCTCGGCGACGGCGCCTACTTCAACAACACCGTCACCGAGGCGGTGGCTCCCGCCCAGGCCCGGGTGGAGATCTACAAGCTCCAGCAGGAGGGCCCCGGCGGCTACCACGTAGCCACCTTCGAGGGCTACCAGGGCGAGAACAGCGTGCTCACGCACCACAACATCGCCCTCGGCGGCCGGCTGGTGCGCAACGACATCAACGATGCCCTGGACGCCGAAGGGGCCCTGGTGAACCTGAACGGCCTGTACCTGGGCGACGGGCGCGAGCACGTGGACAACCACACGCGCATCGACCACCTGAAGCCCAACGCCGAGTCCCGGGAGTACTACAAGGGCATCCTGGACGGCCGCGCCCGCGGGGTCTTCAACGGCAAAGTGGTGGTCCAGCCCGAGGCCCAGGGCACCGAGTCCGACCAGCAGAACCGCAACCTGCTGCTGTCCCGGAACACCGAGGTGGACCCCAAGCCGGAGCTGGAGATCTTCGCCGACGACGTTTCCTGCACCCACGGCGCCACCGTGGGCCAGCTCGACGAGGACGCGCTGTTCTTCCTGCGCTCCCGCGGTATCGGCTACGAGGATGCCCGCAACCTGCTGATCTTCGGCTTCGCCAACGAGATCATCGAGCGGGTCCGGATCGAGCCGGTACGGGCGCGGCTGGAGGAGCGGCTGCTCAAGCGGTTGCCGCATACCGAAGCCATGGAGGACTAGGACCGTGTCCGTGAAAGAAATGCGCAGCCAGACGGGCAAGGTCACCGACGCCGACTCGGATCGCTACCGCCAGGACTTCCCGTGTCTTCAGCAGGAGGCGCACGGCAAGCCGCTGGTCTACCTGGACAGCGCGGCCACCAGCCAGAAGCCGCGCGCGGTGATCGACGCCCTTAGCCGGTTCTACGAGACCAGCTATTCCAATGTCCACCGCGGCGCCCACATGCTCTCCGAGCGGGCCACGGAGGCCTACGAGGGGGCGCGCTCGCGGGTGGCGCAGTTCATCGGTGCGGCCGACTCCCGCGAGATCGTCTTCGTGCGCGGCGCCACCGAGGCCATCAACCTGGTTGCCGCCAGCTACGGTCGGGTCAACTTCGGGCCGGGCGACGAGATCCTGCTCACCGAAATGGAGCACCACTCCAACATCGTCCCCTGGCAGCTCGTCGCCGAGCAGACCGGGGCGGTGATCAAGGTGGTCCCCATCAGCGACGACGGCGAGCTCATGATGGACCGTTTCGACGAGCTGCTCGGCGAGCGGACCAAGATGGTGGCGGTGGGTCACGTCTCCAATGCCCTGGGGACCATCAACCCCCTGAAGGCGATCATCGAGAAGGCCCACGCCCAGGGCGCCAGGGTGCTGGTGGACGGCTGCCAGGCGGCGCCGCGGGTTCCGGTGGACGTGACCGAGCTGGGCTGCGATTTCTACGTCTTCTCTGGCCACAAGCTCTATGGGCCGAGTGGTATCGGCGTTCTTTACGGCCGGCAGGAGCTGCTGGAGGCCATGCCCCCTTACCAGGGCGGCGGCGAGATGATCCAGCGGGTGACCTTCGACCACACCACCTATGCCAAGGTCCCGCAGAAATTCGAGGCGGGCACGCCGAATATCGCCGGTCCCGTGGGCCTGCATGCCGCCATCGACTACGTGGACGGCATCGGCCTGGAGGCCATCTTCGAGCACGAGCGCGACCTACTGGCCTATGCCACGGACGCCATCCGGGAGCTGCCCGGAGTGCACCTGATCGGCACCGCCCCGGAGAAAGCCGGCATCCTCTCCTTCGTCCTGGAGGGCATCCACCCCCACGACATCGGCACCATCCTGGACAACCAGGGAATCGCGGTGCGCACGGGCCATCATTGCGCGCAGCCGGTAATGGACCGGTTCCAGGTTCCGGCCACCACCCGTGCCTCCTTCGGTCTCTACAATACCCGCGCCGATGTGGACGCCTTCATCCAGGGGCTGCAAGAGGTGCAGGACATCCTCGGCTAGCGCTCGGGATCGGGCCCAAAGCGGATACGGAACCCAACCAACAAGAACAAGTGGATCAGCCGCTTTCTGCAAGGAGTACCGTCCATGGCGGACGTTCGCGATCTCTACCAAGAAGTGATCTTCGAGCACAATAAGAACCCCCGGAACTTCGGGGTGCTGGCCGAGCACAACCGCCATGCGGTGGGCCACAATCCGCTATGCGGGGACCAGCTCACCATCTACCTGGAGGTGGATGAGGCCGACACGGTCCAGGACGTGAAATTCGAGGGCTCCGGGTGCGCCATCTCGGTGGCGTCGGCCTCGCTGATGACCCAGATCATCAAGGGCAAATCCAAGGCGGAGGCCGAGGAGATCTTCCAGGCCTTCCACGACGTGTGCACCAAGCAGCGCGAGGCCGACGACACCCCGGAGCTCGGCAAGCTGTCCGTGCTCACCGGGGTTCGCGACTTCCCCTCCCGGGTGAAGTGCGCCACCCTCGCCTGGCACACCGTTCACGCCGCCCTGGAGCACGACGAAGAAGGCGCCAGCGTTACCACCGAGTAGCGCCCGCCCGCCGCCTGCCGGCGGTCCGGGCCAAGCCGTTGCCTGAGGAGCGAGCCTGATGAGTGAACCGCGTGTACAACCCCAGGAGATCCGCCCCCATACCAAGTCCAAGCGTCTGGAGATCGAATGGGGCGACGGGCACATCTCCGATTTTCCCTATAGCTTCCTGCGGGAGAACGCCCCCGCCCTGCCCGATCGGGCGGACGCGGAGGGGATCGACATCTCCGGCTTTCAGCCCGTGGGGCACTACGCCATCCAGATGACCTTCGACACGGGCGAGTCCGCCACCTACACGTGGGAGGCGCTGCGCAATAGCGACCCCGCCGACCCGACCGGCTCGGAGCCGGAGGAAGAGGTGGACATTTCCCAGCTCCCGGAGATCGAGCAGGACCGGATCATTAGCGCCCTGCGCGAGGTCTATGATCCCGAGATCCCGGTCAACATCTACGATCTGGGCCTCATCTACAACCTCGACATCCACCCCAGCCACAAGGTGGATGTGAAGATGACCCTGACCACTCCCGGCTGCCCCGAGGCGGCCACCTTCCCCGGAAAGGTGGAGGCGGCGGTGAAGTCCGTGCCCGGAGTGGCCGACGCCGAGGTGGAGCTGGTCTGGGATCCGCCATGGACCAAGGACCACATGTCCGAGGACGTAAAGCTGGCTTTGGGAATCTGGTAGCGTAAACCCCTGATCCTAGGGAATTCGGAAGGCCCTTCGTGAATGGCGGGGGGCCTTTCCTTATTTTGGGGCCATGTCTCGGTCACCGCTTCCCATCCTAACCGCGTTCCGCAGTCCGTCATCCTACCGGAGCGGACACCTTAGAAATCCTCCGGACATGTCTGTAGGGTATGTGTCGTTCATACCCAACCGGCAAAAGGAGGACTAACTTGCGGTTTTCCCAGCTTAAAAAACTGGTCGTGGTAGGGGTCGCAGGGCTGGCGATCACTGGATGCTCCACTAAAACCAGCCCTGTGGTGAACACCAACAACTTCCAAACCACCGACTTCTCGAAGGAATTTCAGAAGGGGAAGGCTTGCGCCAACTACCTTTTGGGTTTCATCGGTCCTTTCGGGGATGCTTCGTTGGTGGAAGCGGCTAAGAACGGCAATATCTCCAACGTGGAGGTTGTCGATTATAGGTGGTCGTACTATGTCCTCCTTGGCCAAGACTGCGTGATTGCTTACGGGGACAACTCGAAGAGCTAACCCGCATTTTCCGACAGCAAACCGCTACCCAAAGGCCCCGCTCCGGCGGGGCTTTTTAGTGTCTGGACCGGTTAATGAGAATAGGAAACAATTGACCTGCTCCCCGATTTCCCGACCAGTAATTTCTTTGTAGAGTCCGCTTAACCCCTGAGGAGGCGGACGGGCAAAAAAGAAGCGGTTCGGCGAGGAGCAGATTGCCTCCGGATTCTGAAGGAGGCCGAGTCCGGTGTGGGCGTAGCGGATCTGTGCCGGAAATACGGCTTCAGCGACGCCACATTCTATAACTGGCGAAAGAAATACGGCGGCCTGGAGGTCTCGGAAGCCCGCCGACTGAAGACGCTGGCAGAGGAAAATCAACGCCTCAAGAAGCTGCTGGCGGACAGCATGTTGGACAACGAAGCCCTGAAAGCGCCGTTGTCGGAAAAGTAGCGACCCCGCAGGCCAAGCGCGAGGCAGGGCAGCCCGGATGCGGGCACAGACGGCCATTTCCGAGCGTCGGGCCTGTCGGCTTGCGGGGATCTCCCGATCGGTGCTGCGCTATGAATCCCGCCAATCGGCCGAGGAGGTGCAGCTCCAGCAAGCAATCATCGACCATGCCCTGGAGCGGCGCCGGTTCGGCTACTGGCGCATTCACGCCCGCCTGCGCCTAGACGGGCATGCGGTCAACCACAAGTGATGGAATGGTCACGCCCGTTTTTCGTGTCCGCGAAATGAATCCACCCATTCCGAATATTAGCCCACCGCGCCACGTTGATTCCCCCCCCCCCCCGCCGTTGGGCGGTCCCGAGCAACACGCGGCAAAGTGTACCGAACGGGCTTCCGATTTGGTGGGTAGCCTCAAGGAAAACCCGGATTTCATCGTCCGACAGAATCCGCTCCTTGGCCTTCTCCTTAGCTGGCCGCTTGAGGCCCGCGCAAGGGTGGCCCGGAGCATATCTCGCTCAATAAGCCAGTTAAAAACTTCCGCGTCCAGGCCAAGGCCCGATTGGCTCCCGTGGATAGCCCTTGATCCTGGAGAGCATCCAACATGGCCACCACGTCCCCGCGCTGGACTTCCGATAGGGCCTTGTCGCCAAGGTGGGGGATCATCTTTTTCCGAAGGATACGGCTAACTTCATCCCCGGATTTGAGCGTTACCAGATAGCGGGCCTCGAATTGCTCCAGGGCCTCCACCACCGTTGGCTCGCGGTGGGCCTTCTCCGCCATGGGGTCCACGCCCCGATCCACCTTGTCCATTACGTCCAGGGCTTCACGGCGGGCGGTGGCTAGGTCCTTGGCCGGATACCTGCCGAGCGTGAACCGCTTTTTCTTATCGTTGAAGCGGTAGACCACCACCCACGTTTTGCGACCCTTCTCGCTGATTCTCAGGGCAAGGCCCCGAGTGCTAGAATCGGAAATCTCGACTCGCTTACCGTGGCTTTTCGCGGCCTCAACATTTTTCGGGGTGAGTCGTTTGGTTGGCATTCTGGGTCCCTTCTCGGTCACCATTTCGGGCCACAAAACCCGTGGCCCCGTGAATTTCGACCGAGACAGACCCAAATGTAAGCCCCTGATTTTTAGTCTTTCTGCACGGGGCTTGCGCCACTGACGCCGGACCACATGTCCGAGGACGTTAAGCTGGCCTTGGGAATCTGGTAACGACGGAAAACCAGAAAGCGCCAAGAACGCCAACACACCAAGACATACTAGAGCAAAGTCCCTGTTGGAGCGGCCTCCAGGCCGCGATCTACGGACGAATTCCAGCCGGCATGCCGGATAGCGCCTGTATTCCGAGTTTTTCCTTCTTGGCACCTTGGCTTCTTGGCGTTTTCTCTTTCCTTAACCAAAGAGGAGATCGCGCATGGCCGACTGGGTCGAGGTAGGCACCACCGAAGACCTGCCGCCGGGCTCCTACACCTCGGTGGACGTGGACGACGTGCA
It encodes:
- a CDS encoding SUF system Fe-S cluster assembly protein; this translates as MSEPRVQPQEIRPHTKSKRLEIEWGDGHISDFPYSFLRENAPALPDRADAEGIDISGFQPVGHYAIQMTFDTGESATYTWEALRNSDPADPTGSEPEEEVDISQLPEIEQDRIISALREVYDPEIPVNIYDLGLIYNLDIHPSHKVDVKMTLTTPGCPEAATFPGKVEAAVKSVPGVADAEVELVWDPPWTKDHMSEDVKLALGIW
- the sufC gene encoding Fe-S cluster assembly ATPase SufC codes for the protein MLSIKNLHASVDDTEILKGINLEVGDGEVHAIMGPNGSGKSTLAGVLAGRDGYTVGAGEVSFDGKDLMDMEPQKRANEGLFLAFQYPVEIPGVSNIYLLKSAVNAARKHRGEEELDAMDLVAFIREKMKLTGMDDSLLYRSVNEGFSGGEKKRNEMLQMAVLEPKLAILDETDSGLDIDALKIVADAVNQLRDEKRSFILITHYQRLLDYIVPDQVHVLHNGQIAKSGDAGLPQELEKTGYAWLTGADQAQAEEVAQGQ
- the sufD gene encoding Fe-S cluster assembly protein SufD codes for the protein MTERTEIVDHYSGLFEQERERLPGSDVAWVTERRQAAMNRFAETGLPAPRDEEWKYTSLRPLEKRQFGLPATEAPGLRPEEIAEYVFDDPETVRLVFVDGVYSPALSRTAPLPEGVVVQPMSAALAEPSEALQRNLGRYADPEGTAFVALNTALMGDGVYVHVPAGTTVDTPIHALFLTSPGAEGVGPHYRNLVVAEEGASVTVLEDFVGLGDGAYFNNTVTEAVAPAQARVEIYKLQQEGPGGYHVATFEGYQGENSVLTHHNIALGGRLVRNDINDALDAEGALVNLNGLYLGDGREHVDNHTRIDHLKPNAESREYYKGILDGRARGVFNGKVVVQPEAQGTESDQQNRNLLLSRNTEVDPKPELEIFADDVSCTHGATVGQLDEDALFFLRSRGIGYEDARNLLIFGFANEIIERVRIEPVRARLEERLLKRLPHTEAMED
- a CDS encoding Arm DNA-binding domain-containing protein, with product MVTEKGPRMPTKRLTPKNVEAAKSHGKRVEISDSSTRGLALRISEKGRKTWVVVYRFNDKKKRFTLGRYPAKDLATARREALDVMDKVDRGVDPMAEKAHREPTVVEALEQFEARYLVTLKSGDEVSRILRKKMIPHLGDKALSEVQRGDVVAMLDALQDQGLSTGANRALAWTRKFLTGLLSEICSGPPLRGPQAAS
- the sufB gene encoding Fe-S cluster assembly protein SufB, translating into MASSSQLDEVLNRGYTPGFYTDIEVDAVPPGLNEDIIRMISAKKEEPEFMLEWRLNAYRQWKEMTEPRWANIRHPYIDYQDIVYYSAPKSMSEEDKPQSLDEVDPKLLETYEKLGIPLDEQKQLAGVAVDAVFDSVSVATTYKEKLAEEGIVFCSFSEALQDYPELVEKYLGTVVPPGDNYFAALNSAVFSDGSFVYVPKGVRCPMELSTYFRINASETGQFERTLIVADEGAYVSYLEGCTAPAHSKNQLHAAVVELVSEKDAEIKYSTVQNWYPGDENGQGGIYNLVTKRGECRGDDSKIAWTQVETGSAITMKYPSVVLRGDRSVGEFYSVAVSNNYQQADTGTKMIHLGADTKSTIISKGISAGFGQNSYRGLVQVGKNAENARNYTQCDSMLMGNKCGAHTFPYIETKNPTAQVEHEASTAKIGEDQIFYLTQRGIDPEDAVSMIVSGFCKEVFHELPMEFAVEAQNLLGVSLEGSVG
- a CDS encoding cysteine desulfurase → MRSQTGKVTDADSDRYRQDFPCLQQEAHGKPLVYLDSAATSQKPRAVIDALSRFYETSYSNVHRGAHMLSERATEAYEGARSRVAQFIGAADSREIVFVRGATEAINLVAASYGRVNFGPGDEILLTEMEHHSNIVPWQLVAEQTGAVIKVVPISDDGELMMDRFDELLGERTKMVAVGHVSNALGTINPLKAIIEKAHAQGARVLVDGCQAAPRVPVDVTELGCDFYVFSGHKLYGPSGIGVLYGRQELLEAMPPYQGGGEMIQRVTFDHTTYAKVPQKFEAGTPNIAGPVGLHAAIDYVDGIGLEAIFEHERDLLAYATDAIRELPGVHLIGTAPEKAGILSFVLEGIHPHDIGTILDNQGIAVRTGHHCAQPVMDRFQVPATTRASFGLYNTRADVDAFIQGLQEVQDILG
- a CDS encoding TRL domain-containing protein; this encodes MRFSQLKKLVVVGVAGLAITGCSTKTSPVVNTNNFQTTDFSKEFQKGKACANYLLGFIGPFGDASLVEAAKNGNISNVEVVDYRWSYYVLLGQDCVIAYGDNSKS
- the sufU gene encoding Fe-S cluster assembly sulfur transfer protein SufU gives rise to the protein MADVRDLYQEVIFEHNKNPRNFGVLAEHNRHAVGHNPLCGDQLTIYLEVDEADTVQDVKFEGSGCAISVASASLMTQIIKGKSKAEAEEIFQAFHDVCTKQREADDTPELGKLSVLTGVRDFPSRVKCATLAWHTVHAALEHDEEGASVTTE